Proteins encoded within one genomic window of Spiroplasma endosymbiont of Agriotes lineatus:
- the dnaG gene encoding DNA primase: MVNPEKISLIRTRTNITEIIGQYLKLQKKGRNYWTVCPFHEENTPSMSVSPEKQIYRCFSCQSSGNVFAFLQKYKKISFLEALKEVAALVNIDLQELEQWTKNKYDNETLKIFAINALACEYFVYHLDGKIGIQAKKYLEQRSIDNKLREQFSIGLSPSEDRLIAYLQQKGYKPSELVISGLVVYQNNHFNDYFRNRIMFPIRDIEHNIIGFSSRSYLENQQPKYMNTLETNIFKKNQLLYNLSFAKNHLHQDKYLLICEGFMDIIALSKIGINNTIAIMGTSLSAQNYSILKKITNEIILFLDGDDAGITATFKMISELWYHKFNVKVVNNTTTLDPDDLIKKEGAAAVRALIKNSIHPLDFVLNYFENNLNLKKIDNVTKLLKKVTPFFQLLHSAVEINFYLNKLETITNLNKKILEQTLFTQQTIVTTDKINLKNTGVNKNLYLNPIEKSENIIIFSLLYTKETLTNSELNNFSLIDPIKKVLLSEIISWYDKNSQAVKVNYEDFIKSFQQEEVKKSLEMIYNLYSKQEFIYRPKLINDCQETIYNYLIKLEKDKWAKKWLATNNINEKIAIGQKIISLSKNIKTEKSGQ, translated from the coding sequence ATGGTTAATCCTGAAAAAATTTCTCTTATTAGAACGAGAACTAATATTACTGAAATTATTGGTCAATATTTAAAATTACAAAAAAAAGGTCGTAACTATTGAACAGTTTGTCCTTTTCACGAAGAAAATACGCCTTCAATGAGTGTTTCTCCTGAAAAACAAATTTATCGGTGTTTTTCTTGTCAATCTTCTGGGAATGTCTTTGCTTTTTTGCAAAAATATAAAAAAATTTCCTTTTTAGAAGCTTTAAAAGAAGTAGCAGCACTTGTAAATATTGATTTACAAGAATTAGAGCAGTGAACAAAAAATAAATATGATAATGAAACTTTGAAAATATTTGCAATTAATGCTTTAGCTTGTGAATACTTTGTGTATCATTTAGATGGAAAAATTGGTATTCAAGCAAAAAAATATTTAGAACAGCGAAGTATTGATAATAAGTTAAGAGAACAATTTAGTATTGGATTATCGCCTAGCGAAGACAGGCTAATAGCATATTTACAACAAAAAGGTTATAAGCCTAGTGAATTGGTTATTTCTGGTTTAGTTGTTTATCAAAATAATCATTTTAATGATTATTTTAGAAATCGGATTATGTTTCCGATTCGTGATATAGAACATAATATCATTGGTTTTTCAAGTCGTTCATATTTAGAAAATCAACAACCAAAATATATGAATACCTTAGAAACTAATATCTTTAAAAAAAATCAATTATTATATAACTTAAGTTTTGCAAAAAATCATCTGCATCAAGATAAATATTTATTAATTTGTGAAGGATTTATGGATATTATTGCTTTAAGCAAAATTGGTATTAATAATACCATTGCTATTATGGGAACAAGTTTAAGTGCACAAAATTATTCAATATTAAAAAAGATTACTAATGAAATTATTTTATTTTTGGATGGTGATGATGCCGGAATTACAGCTACGTTTAAAATGATTAGTGAATTATGATATCACAAATTTAATGTTAAAGTAGTAAACAATACAACAACATTGGATCCTGATGATTTAATTAAAAAAGAAGGTGCAGCAGCAGTTCGCGCTTTAATTAAAAATAGTATTCATCCTTTAGACTTTGTTTTAAATTATTTTGAAAATAATTTAAATTTAAAGAAAATTGATAATGTGACTAAACTTTTAAAAAAAGTTACTCCATTTTTTCAGTTATTACATAGTGCTGTTGAAATAAACTTTTATTTAAATAAATTGGAAACAATAACTAATTTGAATAAAAAAATCCTTGAACAAACATTGTTTACTCAGCAAACAATAGTAACTACTGATAAAATAAATCTTAAAAATACTGGGGTTAATAAGAATTTATATTTAAATCCGATTGAAAAATCGGAAAATATTATTATATTTTCGTTACTTTATACAAAAGAAACATTAACTAATAGCGAATTAAATAATTTTTCCTTAATTGATCCCATTAAAAAAGTTTTATTATCAGAAATTATTAGTTGATATGATAAAAATTCGCAAGCAGTAAAAGTAAATTATGAAGATTTTATAAAATCATTTCAGCAAGAAGAAGTAAAAAAGTCGTTAGAAATGATTTATAACCTTTATAGTAAGCAAGAATTTATTTATCGCCCTAAATTAATTAATGATTGTCAAGAAACTATTTATAATTACTTAATTAAATTAGAAAAAGATAAATGAGCAAAAAAATGATTAGCAACTAATAATATTAATGAAAAAATAGCAATTGGACAAAAAATTATTAGTTTGTCAAAAAATATTAAAACAGAAAAGAGTGGTCAATAG